In Rhizoctonia solani chromosome 7, complete sequence, one DNA window encodes the following:
- a CDS encoding PWWP domain protein: MAQDKKDSEVKYEVGNVVIGKVKGYPPWPGEIIDPNEAPSKVKSERPVSKKVTFYCVRFFPVGDHAWLPTKDVSRLLPHEIQAYLAEPSKRKGDLLEGYKIANDPHEWRKEKDALAERERANEAAGISVNDDVDELDNEDDEDEDEVNPRNVGRAKGKRKTKKSAEQIESEDEEDKASRAEKPTSSKVEKERPAKRAKKESVAPQPSAAGNAGADDEGDDAAMANDPEAAKVKEWRHKLQRAFLTKTSPQPDEMAGLDTVFKTVESYDKMTVEYLSYSKIGKVMRKIIQLTTIPADEQYHFRQRAQALVAKWQQLITTSEDGSPSANNNTKEKVASSSGKGTNSTNGGKPKSSKASDKDAPAEPEPAANGVQANGGAEPMKVDS, encoded by the exons ATGGCACAGGACAAAAAGGACAGCGAGGTCAAGTACGAGGTGGGCAACGTTGTGATTGGAAAAGTCAAGGGATACCCACCGTGGCCGGGCGAG ATTATTGATCCCAATGAGGCTCCGAGCAAAGTCAAGTCGGAGCGACCGGTATCTAAAAAAGTGACGTTTTACTGCGTGCGGTTCTTCCCCGTCGGTGACCA TGCCTGGCTCCCGACCAAAGACGTTTCGCGCCTCCTCCCTCACGAAATACAAGCCTACCTAGCCGAGCCGTCGAAGCGCAAGGGCGACCTGCTCGAGGGATACAAGATCGCCAACGACCCGCACGAATGGCGGAAAGAAAAAGACGCACTGGCGGAGCGGGAGAGGGCCAATGAGGCAGCCGGGATCAGCGTCAATGACGACGTGGACGAGCTGGACAATGAggacgacgaggacgaggacgaggtcAACCCAAGAAAC GTCGGGCGAGCCAAGGGCAAGCGAAAGACCAAGAAGAGTGCGGAGCAGATTGAGAgtgaggacgaggaggacaAGGCGTCTAGGGCGGAGAAACCCACGTCGAGCAAGGTCGAGAAGGAGCGCCCGGCAAAGAGGGCCAAGAAGGAGAGTGTGGCTCCCCAGCCCTCGGCTGCTGGGAACGCTGGTGCAGACGACGAGGGCGACGATGCGGCGATGGCCAACGATCCCGAGGCGGCCAAGGTCAAGGAGTGGAGGCATAAGCTCCAACGGGCGTTTTTGACCAAGACTTCACCCCAGCCCGAT GAAATGGCTGGTCTGGACACGGTGTTCAAGACGGTGGAGAGCTACGACAAGATGACCGTCGAGTATCTCTCG TATTCTAAAATCGGCAAAGTGATGCGTAAAATCATCCAGTTGACTACCATCCCCGCGGACGAGCAGTATCACTTCCGTCAACGGGCCCAAGCATTAGTAGCCAAATGGCAACAACTTATCACCACTTCTGAAGACGGATCGCCCTCGGCAAATAACAACACCAAGGAGAAAGTAGCTTCGAGTTCGGGCAAGGGGACCAATTCGACCAATGGTGGAAAACCAAAGAGCTCAAAGGCATCGGACAAGGACGCACCGGCCGAACCCGAACCAGCCGCAAACGGTGTCCAGGCAAACGGTGGAGCAGAACCTATGAAAGTCGATAGTTAA